The DNA region ATGCCCAGACCGGCCGCGACGAGCGCGATCAAGGTGGGGTTCTCCTCGGCGCGGTGCACGATGTCCGGCTCGCAGCCCGCCGCCCGCATCGTCCGCACCAGCCAGTCGTGACACACCCGCCCCGGCGGCTGCGAGATCCACCGCTCGCCCCGCAGCTCCTCGCGCCGCACCGCGCTCCGCCCGGCGAGGCGGTGCCCCTCCGGCACCAGGAGGTCGCACAAGTCGTCGCCGATCACGGCCTGTTCGACGCCCGGCGGCGCGGGCAGCGGCGCGATGTCCCAGTCGTGCGCGATCGCCAGGTCCGCCGCGCCCTTCGCGACGAGGTCCACCGACAGGTGCGGCTCGGTCTCCGAGAGGCGGGCGTCGAGCGCCGGATGGCGGCGCGCGAGCTCGGCGAGCACCCCGGGCAGCAGGCCGCGCGCCGCCGACGCGAACGCGAGGACCGTCAGGCGTCCGGCCGGTACGCCCCTGCGCTCCTCCAGGTCCGTCTCCGCGCGCTCGACGATCGCAAGGAGCTCCTGTGCCGCGTCGGCGAGCCGCACCGCCTCCTCGGTCAGGGCCACGCCACGCCCCCGCCGCTCCAGGAGCGTCGTACGGGTCTCCCGCTCCAGCTTGGCGATCTGCTGGGACACGGCGGACGCCGTGTAGCCGAGCGCTTCGGCGGCGGCGCCGACGGTGCCGTGGACGGACACGGCGTGCAGCGCGCGCAGGCGGGCGAGATCCAGCACGGCGGTCACCTCGTCTCTCTGCGTCTCTCTGCGGTTCTCTGCGTTTCACCGCGTCTCTCTGCGTCGCTGGGTGTCTCTGGGCGTCCGTGCACGGCACTGGGTGCCTCCGTGCGGACGGGGCCGCCGCACGGGACGCCGGGGCACCACTCCTAAGCAACGCTTCAGACAATCATGAAGAAATTCGCGCTGGTGCTGAACACTCGGGTCGCGTGATCCTCGACGCATGCGCCCCGCTCACATCCTCCTCGCCGTCCTGGTCGCCGCCGTCTGGGGCGTGAACTTCGTCGTCATCGAGATAGGCCTCGGCCACTTCCCGCCCCTGCTCTTCTCCGCCCTGCGCTTCCTCGTCGCGGCGCTGCCCGCCGTGTTCTTCGTCGGCCGCCCCAAGGTCGCCTGGAAGTGGCTGGTGGGCGTGGGCCTCGTGCTCGGCGTGGCCAAGTTCGGGCTGCTGTTCATCGGCATGGACGCGGGGATGCCGGCCGGGCTCTCCTCGCTCGTCCTCCAGATCCAGGCCGTGTTCACCGCCCTCATCGCCTTCGCCGTCCTCGGCGAACGCCCCGCCGGGGTCCGGGTGGTGGGCATGGCGG from Streptomyces flavofungini includes:
- a CDS encoding LysR family transcriptional regulator — protein: MLDLARLRALHAVSVHGTVGAAAEALGYTASAVSQQIAKLERETRTTLLERRGRGVALTEEAVRLADAAQELLAIVERAETDLEERRGVPAGRLTVLAFASAARGLLPGVLAELARRHPALDARLSETEPHLSVDLVAKGAADLAIAHDWDIAPLPAPPGVEQAVIGDDLCDLLVPEGHRLAGRSAVRREELRGERWISQPPGRVCHDWLVRTMRAAGCEPDIVHRAEENPTLIALVAAGLGIALIPRLGRGPLPAGVTAVRLDPLPTRRLYAVWRTGAARRPAIEEAVRVLREQWVPAAEGRPDGTG